The Notolabrus celidotus isolate fNotCel1 unplaced genomic scaffold, fNotCel1.pri scaffold_151_arrow_ctg1, whole genome shotgun sequence genomic sequence TTTTTTGATAAAAGCCTTGAAGCGTTTGTCTTTGGTCAGCAGGTCCTTGTAGAAGTTCACTGCCTCAGTGTGTTGGctgcaaaaaaaggaaaagtttaAGGTGTCATTTTTTCTCCAAATTCTAAGATAACAAACAGAATTCAGTcaaatttcagattttttttatgaatttgcaccttcaatttttttattttggagtgTCCccttacagaagaggattaggaccaccagaaaaaaaaatgtatctgaatTTTCGAAACAGAAAACTTGAAATTTACTAGTTTATAAAGCCGTACATTTTCAAGAACAATCTTAAGAATTTCgaatttttaaaaaggcaaatcTGTGAGAAATGTAAAGTCATACTTTGACAAGAAGATTTTGCATTTGTAGATTGTTCACCAGCTGCCATTTGCCCATTTCACTGCATCATGGAGCCACTGACAGCCTTATCAATCTGTACTTCCTGCTTGGACTCAGCAATAAGGAGATAATATTGATTTTAGCCCAGAATCATCACATTAGATCACTGTgcaccaaaacaacccgccataagaacagtttcttccccaggctgtcactctgatgaacactaaaccataacagtgtcttacctgttggatcaatactctctgtaaatatacaatgcaacaattctccaagcagaattcaatatttctattttttgtattatttaactactatttttataatgtaaaaactacctctgctactcaccactgcactgtatcatattattttagcctgtacatattagtcatgcctatttgttgttctttgtatttatagttgatgttattgttattatatttatttttattttgtaggtcttattcttatgccttgtacaaagagagcacagattacctaagtcaaattccttgagtgttcaagcatacctggccactaaagctgattctgattctgattcttattaTAACCATCcggactttgaaaaaaaaaaaaaaaaaaaaaagttttctttctctaaaatttaaattaaaaaaaacgtctctggtgtctctaatcctcttcagTAAAAAAGAAGTTTAAAAGTGTCTGATATGTGAAAAACAATCCTCCACGGTTGACGTTGAAGCCTTGCCCCACGCGCCACCCTACGTCAATATAATCTCCCACGTCATCACGCTGCGACCAAATCCAGTCAACAGCTCTTTAGCTAAcgaagaggaaggagaaatgGCTGCAAGGTTACTGCTCCGCTCGGCTTTCAGAGCCGCCACCACCTGCAGGGCCGCCCCGGCTCAGGCTCTGGTCCGCGGGATGGCTGCTGGAGGTGAGACCGGAACCAGAACCTGATTTTAAACTGTGCTGACGTCATGATTCTGATCCTTTAAACCCAGTTTATCACGAAGACCTCCAGCCGTTAGCTTGATGCTAACAGTGTGACAGCTAGCATCGAGAGGTCACCGGGAGATCCGTTTAAGAGTCTTTAAAACCCCAGCATGATTCAGAATGAGGGTTTCTAAAGTTAACCTTTCTGTGTCAACACTTTAAAGAGGAACATGAACAATGTGTCTGAACACTAGTGTTAATGTTCTCTATAAACACTGTTAGCTGTATGCTAGGTGTTAGCTGTGTTATCTGTACTTGAGGTTAAAGCAGTTCATGTAAGAGTTGTTATAATCAAAGGAGACACATTAAAGGGTTAATATTCCTTTAAGATAATTTCATGTCAGAAATAATCTTTATAAATCACCAAACCCCAACAAACAtcctcagactccaaacagagccagTCTAGACCAGACTCTATATtccccaacatcaagaccggatcagatccagtaccatcttccagacaggactcagtctgatctcatcttaatccaccatgagcagagcactttgcagcatttagcaagttacagtggcaaggacaaacttcctttaacaggcagaaacctccagcaggaccagactcatgttagacacacatctgctgagaccgtgttggagagagggatagagggagatgaagagagagagagagagatgatagtggggagacggatagtagtagttgtagcagctggagtctggaccacgtccacagcagcagagatccagaggaacctacgagacaagggagctcagggactccagaaaggtctatgaaaagagagaagagagggagaccagaagaaagaaaaagaggataaatggggaaggaaaagatgggatgagaaaaggggacataaaggatgaagaaacatggaaagaagaatgcagaaaggaatgaaatgaaaaaggaatacaagagaaaaagatagtaaagaaagatagaagtaaagaaaagacagaaagtaagaaggacagaatgaaaggaaaaaggaaagaaagaagaaagaaagaaagaaagaaagaaagaaaggatgaatgacagacccataaaaggaatctacagcagagatccagaggaacctacgagacaagggagctcagggactccagaaaggtccatggttagtaactttaatgggacaggaagagttaaagtgagagacaggcagagagaggagagagagggaaagacaggatcccagtgtgtcagtctaagcctatagcagcagaactaagacctggtccaagcctgatccagctctaactataagctttatcaaaaaggaaagtttgaagcctactcttcaaagtagagagggggtctgcctcccggaccctgactggtagatgattccaaaggagaggggcctgataactgaaggctctacctcccatactacttttagagactataggtacgatgagcaggcctgcatgttgggagcgtagagttctagaggggtaatagggaactatgagctctttaagatatgaaggagAGCTTTgtgggtcagaagaaggattttaaattctagtgtagagaagctaacacgggAGAGatgttctctctcctcctcgttCTTGTCAGtcctcgagctgcagcgttttggaccagctgaagagtctttagagagcTTCGTCAGTACGCTCGTTAGCTTGACGTGATTTATTCCTCTCATGTTTTCAGGGATCCCCACGGACGAGGAGCAGGCTACAGGTCTGGAGAAGGTCATCATGAAGGCCATGAAGGAGGGAACGGTAAGTGCTCCTCCTGCTTTAACGATGAAGTCTCTTTGTGTTCGGTTACCTCCCTCCGCTCTCCGTGTGTGTGGGGTGAGCTTATCTTTGTACCTCTGACCTGACCgcgtcctctcctcttcctcaggatCCCTACAGCATGATGAGACCAAAGGAGTACGCCGGCTCCAAGGCCGACCCCCACCTCGTCCCCTCCATCACAAACAAGAGGATCGTGggatgtgtgtgtaagtgtccTGTTCACAGACACCGTGTAACCCTGCACAGAAGATCAGACTCTGTCAGTGCGAgaagttaaataaatataaacagcagAGAAACATAACGTGGGGACACCTTAACCTGAAAATGAAGCAGATAAATCATGAGTCAGAGCGCGGTATGTTAAGCTGGAGATGAAACATGTCGCCGTTGATCATTGcgagaggagacgtcagaggagagATGGACGCACAGCGAGTCTGGAAATGTTCAAATACAGAAATACGATGGGtgtgaaccaatcagagctcacGGCTCGCATCGTTTCAACATGTAGGAACATTTTGAACACTTGTTGATCGGACAGAGAAGTATGAACCAGGCTTCAGCAAAGGCTGCCCCTTTAACGCTCAAAAGGTGTCTTAAATCCATCCGTTCGCTGAGATTTGAGGACTCAGGGTTAGACCGTGTCCTTGTTGCTTTATTCTGAGCAGAATCTTCAATTATGTCTCACTTCTGAGTCGCCAGTTTGGCTGTAAACACAGGAAACGCACAGAGAAGGATTCTGTAGCTTGAAGCCCTTTATGGGATCCACTGGCCACACCAGAGGCAGCGTGAAGGTCACCAGAGGTCACGTCATTGTGGGACTCACAGCTGAACTTTCAGGGTCAATAGGAAACGTGTTTTAGTGCCTCCGACCGAGCGGCGGTGGAAGTGTTGTGTTTGCGTCTCTCACTCCGTCTCGTCTCATCCCTGCAGGCGAGGAGGACAACACGGCCGTGGTCTGGTTCTGGCTTCATGACGGCGAGGCCCAGCGCTGCCCGTCCTGCGGCTCCCACTACAAGCTGGTCGCCCACGAGCTCCCACACTAACTCACACTCACCTGATATAACAGAGgaccctgtgtgtgtatgagtgtgtgtgtgtgtgtgtacagtgttaGCTGAAATCTTCCTCTCACCTTCAGACAGAGTCGTCTTCACTCTTCATCTCCAGGAAGTTTATTGACCTCCTTACCTTTTACTTCCTGGTCTTAGGTAGCGAGCTCTcgtctgattggtctgtgactTGATCCACTTGCTTACCTCATCAGTCTTTTCTTTCCATGTTACCATGAACACAGGGATCACATGTGGTTTGGGACACAACAGTTTCTCTGA encodes the following:
- the LOC117808800 gene encoding cytochrome c oxidase subunit 5B, mitochondrial-like, which codes for MAARLLLRSAFRAATTCRAAPAQALVRGMAAGGIPTDEEQATGLEKVIMKAMKEGTDPYSMMRPKEYAGSKADPHLVPSITNKRIVGCVCEEDNTAVVWFWLHDGEAQRCPSCGSHYKLVAHELPH